In Halanaeroarchaeum sp. HSR-CO, one DNA window encodes the following:
- a CDS encoding S-adenosyl-l-methionine hydroxide adenosyltransferase family protein, whose protein sequence is MLTIASDFGSPYPAAMKGAILRRTDAQLVDVAHDLPRQDVRAAAFWLREVVPEFPPAVHLAVVDPGVGTERAVLAVTAGDHVLVGPDNGLLLPAARRIAQGDVQVYAVDYEDPASSTFHGRDVFAPLAAEIHEEGTGLLHSDDRFSVTSEFETVDFPAPEWHDQAVHGAVLVIDDFGNAITNVPGDALDDWFGREIRVNGERAPVRRTYAMVDPGHRLVTVGSHENVELAVNQGRGDDAFRVAVGDPVVLDRS, encoded by the coding sequence ATGCTCACCATCGCCTCGGACTTCGGGTCACCCTACCCCGCCGCGATGAAGGGGGCGATCCTCCGGCGAACCGACGCCCAGCTCGTCGACGTGGCCCACGACCTGCCCCGCCAGGACGTTCGGGCAGCGGCCTTCTGGCTCCGCGAGGTGGTGCCGGAGTTCCCACCCGCCGTCCACCTCGCCGTGGTCGATCCGGGTGTCGGCACCGAACGGGCCGTCCTGGCGGTCACCGCTGGCGACCACGTGCTCGTCGGCCCGGACAACGGGCTCTTGCTCCCGGCGGCGCGACGAATCGCTCAGGGCGATGTTCAGGTCTACGCCGTGGACTACGAAGACCCCGCGAGTTCGACTTTCCACGGGAGAGACGTGTTCGCACCGCTCGCGGCGGAGATTCACGAGGAAGGAACCGGCCTGTTGCACTCGGACGACCGGTTCTCGGTCACCAGCGAGTTCGAAACGGTCGATTTCCCCGCGCCAGAATGGCACGACCAGGCCGTCCACGGAGCGGTACTCGTCATCGACGACTTCGGGAACGCCATCACGAACGTTCCCGGTGACGCGCTCGACGACTGGTTCGGTCGAGAGATACGGGTGAACGGCGAGCGAGCCCCGGTCCGTCGCACGTACGCCATGGTCGATCCGGGGCACCGGCTCGTCACGGTCGGCAGCCACGAGAACGTCGAACTCGCCGTCAACCAGGGGCGTGGCGACGATGCGTTCCGGGTCGCGGTTGGCGATCCGGTCGTACTGGACCGTTCCTGA
- a CDS encoding TRAM domain-containing protein has product MEISENLLCLFNAEVTLTDDEYVVEIPRREVENGIVTPGDVYRVALIDRADEAQTESTPDEETIPPSEPQPPVEQGELRYVEIEDIGKQGDGIARVERGYVIIVPDADVGERVKVEITEVKSNFAVGEIVEEEFA; this is encoded by the coding sequence ATGGAGATCTCCGAGAACCTCCTCTGTCTGTTCAATGCCGAAGTGACCCTGACCGACGACGAGTACGTCGTCGAGATCCCACGCCGCGAGGTCGAGAACGGGATCGTCACTCCCGGGGACGTCTACCGCGTCGCGCTCATCGACAGGGCGGACGAGGCACAGACCGAGTCCACGCCCGACGAGGAGACCATTCCGCCGTCGGAACCCCAGCCACCGGTCGAACAGGGCGAACTCCGATACGTCGAGATCGAGGACATCGGCAAGCAGGGCGACGGCATCGCCCGCGTCGAGCGGGGCTACGTCATCATCGTCCCGGACGCCGACGTGGGCGAGCGGGTCAAAGTCGAGATCACGGAAGTCAAATCGAACTTCGCGGTCGGCGAGATCGTCGAGGAAGAGTTCGCCTGA
- the thsA gene encoding thermosome subunit alpha, whose product MGSPIFILGEDAQRTTGRDAQQSNIAAGKAVAESVRTTLGPRGMDKMLVDASGTVVITNDGATILEEMDIEHPAAQMLVEVAETQEDAVGDGTTTASVLAGQLLVRAEELLSQDVHPTTVAEGYARARDIALDAIDELVIDGDVDDETLQQVARTSMTGKGTGHLSAEALAEYVVRAIRAVEDEEGVNRDDVRVHTQVGASSGATELVEGVVVDAEAMRDEMSRRVDDATVAVLDAKIEPRETSTDVEYNITDVRQLDEAIAAEEAELGAYADALIEAGIDVLVATKDVDDRVAAQLVRAGVVAFEDVSSADARAIATATGSSMLGDVRDIDADDLGFAESVRVESYGDDDLVFVEGGADAKSVTLFVRGGTEHVVDELERALGDALDVATVTITDGGVVPGAGMTEMRVANAVRDAAAGVEGRGQLAVEAFADALEVIPRTLAENMGMDPIDALVDLRAANESGSAGVVSEGETGIIADPVERGIVDPAAVKREAIESATEAATMIVRIDDVIAAE is encoded by the coding sequence ATGGGCAGCCCCATCTTTATCCTCGGGGAAGACGCCCAGCGGACGACCGGACGTGACGCACAGCAGTCGAACATCGCCGCCGGCAAGGCGGTCGCGGAGTCCGTCCGCACCACCCTGGGGCCGCGGGGCATGGACAAGATGCTCGTCGACGCCTCGGGGACGGTGGTCATCACCAACGACGGGGCGACCATCCTGGAGGAGATGGACATCGAGCACCCGGCCGCACAGATGCTCGTCGAGGTCGCGGAGACACAGGAGGACGCGGTCGGTGACGGCACGACGACTGCGTCGGTGCTCGCGGGCCAGTTACTCGTCCGTGCCGAGGAGTTGCTCTCCCAGGACGTGCATCCCACGACGGTTGCGGAGGGCTACGCACGCGCTCGCGACATCGCCCTCGATGCAATCGACGAACTCGTCATCGACGGCGACGTCGACGACGAGACGCTCCAACAGGTCGCCCGGACGAGCATGACCGGCAAGGGAACTGGCCATCTCAGTGCCGAAGCCCTGGCCGAGTACGTCGTCCGCGCTATCCGCGCCGTCGAGGACGAGGAGGGCGTCAACCGCGACGACGTCCGCGTCCACACGCAGGTCGGTGCGTCCTCGGGCGCGACCGAACTCGTCGAGGGCGTCGTGGTCGACGCCGAGGCCATGCGCGACGAGATGTCCCGGCGCGTCGACGACGCGACGGTCGCCGTCCTCGACGCCAAGATCGAACCCCGCGAGACCAGCACGGACGTGGAGTACAACATCACCGACGTCCGGCAACTCGACGAGGCCATCGCCGCCGAGGAAGCCGAACTCGGCGCGTACGCAGACGCGCTGATCGAGGCCGGTATCGACGTCCTCGTCGCGACGAAAGACGTCGACGACCGGGTAGCCGCCCAACTCGTGAGGGCGGGCGTGGTCGCGTTCGAAGACGTCTCCTCGGCCGACGCTCGCGCCATCGCCACGGCGACGGGGAGTTCGATGTTGGGTGACGTCCGCGACATCGATGCCGACGACCTCGGATTCGCCGAGTCGGTCCGCGTCGAGAGCTACGGCGACGACGACCTGGTCTTCGTCGAGGGTGGCGCCGACGCGAAGAGCGTCACGCTGTTCGTCCGCGGTGGCACCGAACACGTCGTCGACGAACTCGAACGCGCCCTGGGTGATGCACTCGACGTGGCCACAGTGACGATCACCGATGGCGGTGTCGTCCCCGGGGCGGGTATGACCGAGATGCGTGTCGCTAACGCCGTCCGCGATGCCGCGGCTGGGGTCGAAGGGCGCGGTCAACTCGCCGTCGAGGCCTTCGCGGACGCGCTCGAGGTCATCCCGCGCACCCTCGCCGAGAACATGGGCATGGACCCGATCGACGCGCTGGTCGACCTCCGCGCGGCGAACGAATCCGGGTCCGCCGGCGTCGTCTCGGAGGGCGAGACCGGTATCATCGCCGATCCGGTCGAACGTGGCATCGTCGACCCCGCGGCGGTCAAGCGCGAAGCCATCGAGTCCGCGACGGAGGCGGCGACGATGATCGTCCGCATCGACGACGTCATCGCCGCGGAGTGA
- a CDS encoding class I SAM-dependent methyltransferase yields MKGQEWYQEDEVAEAYEEKRFSRGGRLIDRREKQAVLDALEPVEDRTVLEIACGTGRFTVMLAERGADIVGLDISGPMLQQGREKAKNAGVIDHLEFMRGDAGRLPFPDDHFDVVFAMRFFHLADTPAAFLTEMARVSRNQVFFDTFNAFSTRSAYNWMLPMGSRLYEDDEVSNLIDEAGLTLEESAHDFVLPYGLYRKIPDWLADPLREVDTSVMDRDVGQRFASVSYWNTSIDG; encoded by the coding sequence GTGAAGGGCCAGGAGTGGTATCAGGAAGACGAGGTGGCCGAGGCGTACGAGGAGAAGCGCTTCTCCCGGGGCGGCCGGCTCATCGACCGACGCGAGAAGCAGGCCGTCCTCGACGCGCTCGAACCGGTCGAGGATCGAACCGTGCTCGAGATCGCCTGTGGGACCGGCAGGTTCACCGTGATGTTGGCCGAGCGGGGCGCCGATATCGTCGGCCTGGATATCTCCGGACCGATGCTGCAGCAGGGCCGCGAGAAGGCCAAGAATGCAGGCGTCATCGACCATCTCGAGTTCATGCGCGGCGATGCGGGCCGACTGCCGTTCCCCGACGACCACTTCGACGTGGTCTTCGCCATGCGATTTTTCCACCTCGCCGATACCCCGGCGGCGTTCCTGACCGAGATGGCCAGGGTCTCCAGGAACCAGGTGTTTTTCGACACCTTCAACGCCTTCTCGACGCGGAGTGCCTACAACTGGATGCTTCCGATGGGGTCCCGGCTGTACGAGGACGACGAGGTGTCCAACCTGATCGACGAGGCGGGCCTGACACTCGAGGAATCGGCACACGACTTCGTGTTGCCGTACGGTCTCTACCGAAAGATCCCGGACTGGCTCGCCGATCCGCTCCGCGAGGTGGACACCTCGGTGATGGACCGGGACGTCGGACAGCGGTTCGCGTCGGTCTCGTACTGGAATACGTCGATCGACGGGTGA
- a CDS encoding amidohydrolase family protein: MLELEHGFRVVDVHARLHAGPGRPIRGRTIDAEELEREDHQAGIVRSVVFPEAQKGEQGYLRANNAVARQAVERPFIAFARIDGPLEVGTTVAPIRNLTATRHEWQTSPEDIEQYAYDDRFHGFKLDPTRDGLPTEDVLDVLEDVGLPIVVHGGQRFPPREVVSTILQRPIPVILGHFGGYPLDREMMAAAISLLEDHDGLYLDTSIVRYRDLLEQAIMEHPDRVLFGSGSPSTHPNVGVMEILTLDVPEDQMKRVFSKNATRVIPGLGPEG, translated from the coding sequence ATGCTGGAGCTGGAGCACGGATTCCGGGTGGTCGACGTCCACGCGCGCCTCCACGCCGGCCCGGGACGGCCGATCCGGGGGCGGACCATCGACGCGGAGGAACTCGAACGGGAAGACCACCAGGCGGGCATCGTCCGTTCGGTGGTCTTTCCGGAGGCACAGAAGGGCGAGCAGGGCTACCTTCGCGCCAACAACGCGGTCGCGAGACAGGCCGTCGAACGCCCGTTCATCGCCTTCGCGCGGATCGACGGCCCCTTGGAGGTGGGGACGACCGTGGCCCCGATCCGGAACCTGACCGCGACCCGCCACGAATGGCAGACGTCGCCGGAGGACATCGAGCAGTACGCCTACGACGATCGGTTCCACGGGTTCAAACTCGACCCGACCCGCGACGGACTGCCGACCGAAGACGTCCTCGACGTCTTGGAGGACGTGGGACTCCCCATCGTCGTCCACGGGGGACAACGGTTTCCTCCGCGAGAGGTCGTCTCGACCATCCTCCAGCGGCCGATCCCCGTCATCCTGGGCCACTTCGGCGGCTATCCGCTCGACCGCGAGATGATGGCAGCGGCCATCTCACTGCTCGAGGACCACGACGGCCTCTACCTCGACACGAGCATCGTCCGCTACCGGGATCTCCTGGAGCAAGCCATCATGGAACACCCGGACAGGGTCCTCTTCGGGAGCGGGTCGCCGTCGACGCACCCGAACGTCGGCGTGATGGAGATCCTGACCCTGGACGTCCCAGAGGATCAGATGAAACGGGTCTTCTCGAAGAACGCGACACGAGTGATTCCGGGGCTCGGGCCCGAGGGGTGA
- a CDS encoding DoxX family protein: protein MPRETVRTSILGYESQVPYSPTLAGYALVAMRLSVGWVLFDTGMWRLSNPTWSTAGLFGTVSPANPLSGVFAFLGESLAWLLDPLLVWGLVVVGAALIFGVAVRLSAAIGVAILSLLWAASLPLGNAFLVDQHVVYIFVLFALWTFGAGRIVGLDAYFESHPAVKRRPWLRYLLG, encoded by the coding sequence ATGCCTCGAGAAACCGTCCGAACGAGCATCCTCGGTTACGAATCGCAGGTGCCGTATTCGCCGACGCTGGCCGGATACGCGCTGGTCGCGATGCGCCTGTCCGTCGGCTGGGTCCTCTTCGACACGGGAATGTGGCGTCTCTCCAACCCGACCTGGTCGACGGCAGGACTCTTCGGTACCGTCTCGCCGGCGAACCCGTTATCCGGGGTCTTCGCCTTCCTCGGTGAGTCCCTCGCCTGGCTCCTCGACCCGCTCCTCGTCTGGGGACTCGTCGTCGTCGGCGCGGCGCTCATATTCGGTGTGGCGGTCCGGCTGAGTGCAGCCATCGGCGTGGCCATCCTGAGTCTCCTCTGGGCGGCCAGTCTACCGCTCGGGAACGCCTTCCTCGTCGACCAGCACGTCGTCTACATCTTCGTCCTGTTCGCCCTGTGGACCTTCGGCGCGGGGCGCATCGTCGGCCTCGATGCCTACTTCGAGTCCCATCCCGCCGTCAAACGCCGTCCCTGGCTTCGATACCTCCTCGGATAA
- a CDS encoding YkgJ family cysteine cluster protein — translation MMSLEAELVAAREVDVDAIAASIESVGFECTRCGECCTADDEQAHTATVFPDEIRTLQVATDREWSAVARPLPYGLDADGQGETFEWALQVDDCGDCVFYEEADGRGACTVHSERPLICQTYPFSLDIGDGVDAPGAVVEQVGALQVHECEGVGGKITHADARALAETLKRRTIVELREAIAVRDGYESVDDVGTVVHDSEGAKRADGTPIAGHGDNY, via the coding sequence ATGATGAGCCTGGAGGCGGAACTCGTGGCCGCCCGCGAGGTCGACGTCGACGCCATCGCCGCGTCCATCGAGTCGGTCGGGTTCGAATGTACCCGGTGTGGCGAGTGCTGTACCGCCGATGACGAGCAGGCTCACACGGCGACGGTCTTTCCCGACGAGATCCGCACGCTCCAGGTGGCCACCGATCGCGAATGGTCGGCCGTGGCCCGGCCGCTGCCGTACGGACTCGACGCCGATGGCCAGGGTGAGACCTTCGAGTGGGCCCTCCAGGTCGACGATTGCGGGGACTGCGTGTTCTACGAGGAGGCCGACGGACGCGGGGCGTGCACCGTCCATTCCGAACGACCGCTCATCTGTCAAACCTATCCGTTCAGCCTCGACATCGGCGACGGCGTCGACGCACCTGGCGCCGTCGTCGAACAGGTCGGGGCGCTCCAGGTGCACGAATGCGAGGGCGTCGGGGGGAAGATCACGCATGCGGACGCCCGCGCCCTCGCCGAGACCCTCAAGCGACGGACCATCGTCGAACTCCGGGAGGCGATCGCCGTTCGCGACGGTTACGAATCCGTCGACGACGTCGGAACCGTGGTCCACGACTCCGAAGGGGCGAAACGAGCCGACGGGACCCCGATCGCGGGCCACGGTGACAACTACTAA
- a CDS encoding glycosyltransferase yields the protein MHLSVVVPTLNARDRLAASLDALAEHAPDAEIVVVNGPSSDGTSGMVRDHPAPDALLELSERNLNSARNAGIAATAGDVVAFVSQDSQIESGWVDTVATAMESGADVVTGPVHRRVNGGVTTESPETRSMGSRSVQYFDGGNVAFTRPTIEILDGFDQYLHTGAARDAAHRLAGMDVAVEWDAEMVVMRAETDDVRHRIGEDDMPTVLGLKYRSLGYRLGKNYGLSGPSLASAFRHPLLEALEEGWNVVRGETKPSQWLASGRSVVTNLAMGAQDGLAARLKDRSPTRNPNGVSAQSNRPVTTYSL from the coding sequence ATGCACCTGTCCGTGGTGGTGCCCACACTCAACGCCCGTGATCGGCTCGCTGCGTCGCTCGACGCGCTGGCCGAACACGCTCCCGACGCCGAGATCGTCGTGGTCAACGGTCCGTCGTCTGACGGGACGTCGGGGATGGTGCGGGACCACCCGGCCCCCGATGCGCTGCTGGAACTCTCCGAGCGGAACCTCAATAGCGCCCGGAATGCCGGTATCGCCGCCACCGCTGGAGACGTCGTCGCGTTCGTCAGCCAGGACTCACAGATCGAATCGGGATGGGTCGACACCGTGGCTACCGCGATGGAGTCCGGGGCCGACGTCGTTACGGGGCCGGTCCACCGCCGTGTCAACGGCGGCGTCACCACCGAGTCCCCCGAGACACGCTCGATGGGATCGCGGTCGGTCCAGTACTTCGACGGGGGCAACGTGGCGTTCACCCGGCCCACCATCGAGATACTGGATGGCTTCGACCAGTACCTGCACACCGGGGCCGCCCGTGATGCCGCCCATCGGCTCGCCGGGATGGACGTCGCGGTGGAGTGGGACGCCGAGATGGTCGTCATGCGGGCGGAGACCGACGACGTCCGCCATCGCATCGGCGAGGACGATATGCCGACGGTCCTCGGCCTGAAGTATCGATCGCTGGGATATCGCCTCGGCAAGAACTACGGGTTGAGTGGGCCGTCCCTGGCGAGCGCGTTCCGCCATCCACTTCTCGAGGCGCTCGAAGAGGGGTGGAACGTCGTCCGCGGCGAGACCAAGCCCTCCCAGTGGCTCGCGTCCGGCCGATCGGTGGTGACGAACCTGGCGATGGGGGCCCAGGACGGGCTCGCGGCCCGGTTGAAGGATCGCTCACCGACACGGAATCCCAACGGCGTCTCGGCGCAATCGAACCGGCCCGTCACGACGTACTCGCTCTGA
- a CDS encoding helix-turn-helix domain-containing protein, whose amino-acid sequence MKAMSTTATQGQSPIQSNEEFRERLRELPPSAKLVAKVLESDHPLSQGQLAKESLLPDRTVRYALNRLDDADLVESRYSFRDARKQVYYLDV is encoded by the coding sequence ATGAAAGCCATGAGCACGACCGCCACGCAAGGGCAATCGCCGATCCAGTCGAACGAAGAGTTCCGCGAGCGCCTCCGCGAACTCCCGCCGAGTGCGAAGTTGGTCGCGAAGGTCCTCGAGAGCGACCACCCTCTCTCCCAGGGGCAACTGGCCAAAGAGAGTCTCCTCCCCGATCGGACGGTCCGATACGCGCTCAACCGTCTCGACGACGCGGACCTCGTCGAATCCCGGTACAGCTTCCGCGACGCGCGCAAGCAGGTCTACTACCTCGACGTCTGA